A window from Festucalex cinctus isolate MCC-2025b chromosome 4, RoL_Fcin_1.0, whole genome shotgun sequence encodes these proteins:
- the tjp1a gene encoding tight junction protein 1 isoform X8 produces the protein MSSKTSNKSAAMEETVIWEQHTVTLHRAAGFGFGIAISGGRDNPHFQSGETSIVISDVLKGGPAEGLLQENDRVVMVNAVSMDNVEHAYAVQQLRKSGKNAKITIRRKRKVQIPVSRPGDRETMSEHEEEDSDEEDGYEHHSGRAGKSAYAGASGGTSSSRRHDRERSSSGRRDHSASRERSVSPRSDRRSQASSAPSRPSKVTLVKSRKNEAEYGLRLASHIFVKDISPESLAARDGNIQEGDVVLKINGTVTENLSLIDAKKLIERSKGKLKMVVQRDDRATLLNIPDLDDSIPSGNNSDRDDISEIHSLTSDHSNRSRGRGRSRSPDKNDTSDHLRLSPRQITNGSHRSRDEERSKPGVMSTPVKSSDDGVLSQGSDQTSSRDDKPLPPLPEPKPVYAQPGQPDVDLPVSPSDAPVPSAAHDDSILRPSMKLVKFKKGESVGLRLAGGNDVGIFVAGVLEDSPAAKEGLEEGDQILRVNNVDFANIIREEAVLFLLDLPRGEEVTILAQKKKDVYRRIVESDVGDSFYIRTHFEYEKESPYGLSFNKGEVFRVVDTLYNGKLGSWLAIRIGKNHQEVERGIIPNKNRAEQLSSVQYTLPKTPGGDRADFWRFRGLRSSKRNLRKSREDLSAQPVQTKFPAYERVVLREAGFLRPVVIFGPIADVAREKLAREEPDVFELAKTQQQQGGEKSEPRDAGTDQKSSGIIRLHTIKQIIDRDKHAVLDITPNAVDRLNYAQWYPIVVFLNPDTKQGVKNMRTRLCPESRKSARKLYERALKLRKNNHHLFTTTINLNNMNDGWFGALKEIIQQQQNQLVWVSEGKADGAAEDDLDIHDDRLSYLSAPGSEYSMYSTDSRHTSDYEDTDTEGGAYTDQELDETLNDDVGPPTGPAITRSSEPVREDPPVIQEPSGFAGYQHGLQSDPLNRIDPAGFKAPAPQQKAEATAIPSNPQLPEPLAETVTPAVKTVGGPSPAEAPGAHRRLPSPNPEAGSLKRPTPELAPESVTSEPRQSGPASSEAKMFAKDPYSPDSTGRSGPGLKAGNYNPQQGYQPDQQPYRDYDHPPSRFDVSSGGAYLEPKYRNYDSPPFENSVPHYDQQQWNPYSQTHSTANSQGYDPRLPYNDGLDSQYTPPPRFDEPPPQQGFDGRPRYGKPAVAGSVRYDDPPPLSPDLHYNQDSQLASHSSAARSPSGQRPAYNQGQTQHVKGYKPQQYDSAPVNSDPSPTSPPKAGVTSFSAADTSKPDTARKELHEEDPAMQPQSVLTRVKMFENKRSVSVDRARDAGDPSGKAADLPLKAGGIIPKANSLSNLDSEKSYKVPEPQKPQSKVADDIVRSNHYDPDEDEDYYRKQLSYFDRLQTGPAKPQAQAQTTHNFSRTESVEKPNSAEKRYEPVPQLTPSLPPAILPKPSTEAKPPSREDTVQSNFLPHKNFPEKSPVNGTSEKPPKTITSGGAPPASSYNRYVPKPYTTSARPFERKFDSPKFNHNLLPNDKPDPASKSASPVKPSQSHNTDHDSGLDTFTRTMDHRSKYQHNNINAVPKAIPVSPTALDDDEDEDEGHTVVATARGIFNSNGGVLSSIETGVSIIIPQGAIPEGIEQEIYFKVCRDNSILPPLDKEKGETLLSPLVMCGPHGLKFLKPVELRLPHCASMTPDGWSFALKSSDSSSGDPKNWQNKSLPGDPNYLVGANCVSVLIDHF, from the exons AGTGCAGCAATGGAGGAAACAGTCATATGGGAACAGCACACAGTGACCCTTCACAGG GCTGCCGGTTTTGGGTTTGGTATTGCCATCTCAGGTGGGCGAGACAACCCACATTTTCAAAGTGGGGAGACGTCTATAGTCATATCTGATGTTTTAAAAGGAGGTCCAGCGGAGGGGTTACTGCA AGAAAATGACCGTGTGGTTATGGTGAATGCAGTGTCGATGGACAACGTGGAGCATGCATATGCTGTGCAACAACTGCGCAAGAGCGGCAAAAATGCAAAGATA aCTATTCGGAGGAAAAGGAAAGTACAGATCCCTGTTTCTCGGCCAGGGGACAGGGAGACCATGTCGGAGCATGAGGAAGAGGACAGCGATGAGGAAGATGGCTATGAGCATCACAGTGGTCGTGCTGGCAAAAGTGCCTATGCTGGGGCAAGTGGAGGCACGAGCAGCAGTCGGCGACATGATCGTGAACGTAGCAGCAGTGGAAGACGAGATCACAGTGCCTCACGGGAAAGGAGCGTCTCGCCACGCTCTGATCGACGTTCACAAGCCTCCTCTGCTCCAAGCAGGCCTTCCAAGGTCACACTTGTCAAGTCGCGGAAAAATGAAG CAGAATATGGACTGCGGTTAGCCAGCCACATCTTTGTGAAGGACATCTCGCCTGAGAGCCTCGCTGCCAGGGATGGGAACATCCAGGAGGGAGATGTTGTTCTGAAG ATCAATGGCACAGTTACTGAGAACCTGTCATTGATAGACGCCAAGAAGCTGATTGAGCGATCAAAGGGCAAGCTGAAAATGGTTGTTCAGAGAGATGACCGAGCCACGCTCCTGAACATTCCTGACCTAGATGACAGCATTCCGTCAGGCAATAACTCAGATAGAGATG ACATTTCAGAAATACATTCACTGACATCAGACCATTCCAATCGATCACGTGGCCGGGGTCGATCACGCTCACCTGACAAGAATGATACATCGGACCATCTCCGGCTCTCACCTCGGCAGATCACCAATGGCAG ccatcgAAGTCGAGATGAGGAGCGATCTAAACCAGGGGTCATGTCCACGCCAGTCAAAAGCTCTGATGATGGTGTTTTGTCTCAGGGCAGTGACCAAACCAGCTCCAGAGATGACAAACCGTTACCTCCGCTGCCTG AACCAAAGCCTGTGTATGCACAGCCTGGCCAGCCTGATGTGGACCTGCCAGTCAGCCCCTCTGATGCACCTGTGCCCAGCGCTGCTCATGATGACAGTATCCTCAG GCCAAGTATGAAGCTGGTCAAGTTCAAAAAGGGAGAGAGTGTTGGTCTTCGGCTAGCTGGAGGGAATGATGTTGGGATTTTTGTAGCCGGAGTTTTGGAGGACAGCCCTGCAGCCAAGGAGGGACTGGAAGAAGGGGACCAGATTCTCAGG GTGAACAATGTGGACTTTGCCAACATAATTAGGGAAGAGGCGGTGCTGTTTCTGCTTGATCTGCCGAGGGGAGAGGAAGTTACAATCCTCgctcaaaagaaaaaagatg TGTATCGGAGAATAGTGGAGTCAGATGTCGGCGACTCCTTCTACATTCGGACGCATTTTGAATATGAAAAAGAGTCACCATATGGCTTGAGCTTTAACAAGGGTGAGGTGTTCCGAGTGGTCGACACCCTCTACAATGGCAAATTAGGCTCCTGGCTTGCTATTCGCATCGGCAAGAACCATCAGGAGGTGGAGAGGGGCATCATACCCAATAAGAACAG GGCTGAACAGCTGTCCAGTGTGCAGTACACCCTCCCCAAAACGCCAGGGGGTGATAGAGCTGATTTCTGGCGATTCCGTGGTTTGAGAAGCTCCAAGAGAAATTTGCGGAAGAGCAGGGAGGACCTTTCAGCACAGCCAGTTCAGACTAAGTTCCCTGCCTATGAGAGGGTGGTGCTGAGGGAAG CTGGGTTTCTGAGGCCTGTGGTCATCTTTGGGCCGATAGCAGACGTCGCAAGAGAAAAGCTGGCCAGAGAGGAGCCTGATGTCTTTGAATTAGCAA AAACACAGCAACAACAAGGAGGAGAAA AAAGTGAACCAAGGGATGCTGGAACTGACCAGAAAAGCTCTGGCATCATTCGCCTGCACACCATCAAACAGATTATTGACCGG gacaaacATGCAGTGCTGGACATCACGCCAAATGCAGTGGACCGCTTGAACTACGCGCAGTGGTATCCAATTGtggtgtttctcaaccctgacACAAAGCAAGGCGTCAAGAACATGAGAACCAGACTCTGCCCAGAGTCTCGGAAGAGTGCCAGGAAGCTCTATGAACGAGCCCTAAAATTGAGGAAGAACAATCACCATCTCTTTACCA CTACCATTAACTTGAACAACATGAACGATGGATGGTTTGGAGCACTCAAGGAAATAATCCAGCAGCAGCAAAACCAGCTGGTGTGGGTTTCTGAGGGCAAG GCTGATGGAGCAGCAGAGGATGATCTGGATATCCATGATGACCGTCTGTCCTACCTGTCAGCACCAGGCAGTGAGTATTCCATGTACAGCACCGACAGCCGCCACACCTCCGACTACGAGGACACGGACACGGAGGGCGGAGCCTACACCGACCAGGAGCTGGACGAAACGCTGAATGACGATGTGGGCCCTCCGACGGGGCCCGCCATCACCCGCTCCTCTGAGCCTGTCCGCGAGGACCCGCCCGTCATCCAGGAACCATCAGGCTTTGCTGGTTACCAACACGGATTGCAGTCGGACCCCCTGAACCGCATCGACCCGGCTGGTTTCAAGGCCCCGGCGCCGCAGCAG AAAGCAGAAGCCACTGCCATCCCTAGCAACCCCCAGCTCCCCGAGCCCCTGGCTGAGACAGTGACCCCTGCCGTAAAAACTGTAGGGGGCCCGAGCCCCGCTGAGGCTCCTGGAGCTCACCGCAGGCTACCAAGCCCCAACCCAGAGGCTGGCTCACTAAAGAGGCCCACGCCTGAGCTAGCCCCTGAGAGTGTCACATCAGAACCAAGACAGTCTGGACCGGCCAGTTCAGAAGCAAAG ATGTTTGCAAAGGATCCATACAGCCCGGACAGCACAGGGAGATCCGGTCCTGGACTGAAAGCTGGGAACTATAACCCTCAACAAGGATATCAACCTGACCAGCAGCCGTACAGAGATTATGACCACCCACCTAGTCGCTTTGATGTCAGCAGCGGAGGTGCTTATCTAGAACCAAAGTACAGAAACTATGACTCTCCGCCCTTTGAGAACAGTGTGCCTCACTATGACCAGCAACAGTGGAACCCTTACAGCCAGACACACTCTACTGCCAACTCCCAGGGCTACGATCCACGCCTGCCATATAACGATGGCCTCGACTCTCAGTACACCCCTCCACCCCGCTTCGACGAACCTCCACCTCAGCAGGGATTCGACGGGCGGCCTCGCTACGGTAAACCTGCAGTTGCGGGGTCTGTCCGTTACGATGACCCCCCACCCCTATCTCCAGACCTGCACTACAACCAAGATTCTCAACTGGCTTCACACTCTTCAGCTGCCCGCTCTCCCAGCGGCCAACGGCCTGCCTACAACCAGGGACAAACACAGCACGTAAAAGGCTACAAACCTCAGCAGTATGACTCTGCACCTGTAAACTCTGACCCCAGCCCCACATCCCCTCCCAAAGCAGGAGTCACCTCATTTTCCGCTGCAGACACTTCGAAGCCTGACACTGCCAGAAAGGAGTTACACGAGGAAGACCCCGCCATGCAACCGCAGTCGGTCCTAACAAGAGTCAAGATGTTTGAAAACAAGCGTTCTGTGTCTGTCGACCGAGCCAGAGATGCAGGAGATCCATCTGGGAAG GCTGCAGATTTGCCTTTGAAAGCAGGGGGAATCATCCCGAAAGCCAATTCTTTGAGCAACCTGGACTCAGAAAAGAGCTATAA AGTCCCCGAGCCTCAGAAGCCTCAGTCCAAAGTGGCTGATGACATTGTGCGTTCTAACCATTATGACCCTGATGAGGATGAGGACTACTACAGGAAACAGCTATCTTACTTTGACAGGCTCCAGACTGGCCCCGCCAAACCCCAAGCGCAAGCACAAACAACGCACAACTTCTCCAG AACAGAATCCGTGGAAAAACCAAATTCAGCAGAGAAAAGATATGAACCAGTACCCCAGTTGACACCCTCTCTACCACCAGCCATACTTCCCAAGCCCTCAACTGAAG CCAAACCTCCTTCCAGGGAGGACACTGTCCAGAGCAACTTCCTGCCTCACAAAAATTTTCCTGAGAAGTCCCCAGTGAATGGCACTAGTGAAAAGCCTCCGAAAACCATCACCAGCGGCGGGGCTCCACCAGCATCTAGCTACAACCGCTATGTGCCCAAACCCTACACAACCTCTGCCAGGCCTTTCGAACGCAAGTTCGACAGTCCCAAATTCAACCACAACCTTCTGCCCAATGACAAGCCAGATCCGGCGTCAAAG AGTGCAAGCCCAGTGAAGCCCTCCCAGTCCCACAACACCGACCATGACAGTGGCCTAGATACATTCACTCGTACGATGGACCATCGCTCCAAGTATCAGCACAACAATATCAATGCTGTGCCCAAGGCCATTCCCGTGAG CCCCACCGCCCTGGacgatgatgaggatgaggatgagggtcACACGGTAGTCGCCACCGCTCGAGGGATCTTCAATAGCAATGGTGGCGTTCTGAGCTCCATTGAGACGGGTGTCAGCATTATCATCCCTCAGGGGGCCATTCCTGAAGGTATTGAGCAGGAGATCTACTTCAAGGTCTGCCGAGATAACAGCATCCTGCCTCCACTTGACAAGGAGAAAG GGGAGACTTTGCTGAGCCCTCTGGTGATGTGTGGACCTCACGGCCTCAAGTTTTTGAAGCCTGTGGAGCTGCGCTTACCTCACTGTGCGTCAATGACCCCTGATGGTTGGTCTTTTGCTCTAAAATCCTCCGACTCCTCGTCGG GTGACCCCAAAAACTGGCAGAACAAGTCTCTCCCTGGGGACCCCAACTACCTGGTGGGAGCCAACTGTGTTTCTGTGCTCATCGACCACTTTTAA
- the tjp1a gene encoding tight junction protein 1 isoform X7 has product MAMPATSTLSLPMSQGKPSLRRIKGRIHRSKSLDSMDLLDANSAAMEETVIWEQHTVTLHRAAGFGFGIAISGGRDNPHFQSGETSIVISDVLKGGPAEGLLQENDRVVMVNAVSMDNVEHAYAVQQLRKSGKNAKITIRRKRKVQIPVSRPGDRETMSEHEEEDSDEEDGYEHHSGRAGKSAYAGASGGTSSSRRHDRERSSSGRRDHSASRERSVSPRSDRRSQASSAPSRPSKVTLVKSRKNEAEYGLRLASHIFVKDISPESLAARDGNIQEGDVVLKINGTVTENLSLIDAKKLIERSKGKLKMVVQRDDRATLLNIPDLDDSIPSGNNSDRDDISEIHSLTSDHSNRSRGRGRSRSPDKNDTSDHLRLSPRQITNGSHRSRDEERSKPGVMSTPVKSSDDGVLSQGSDQTSSRDDKPLPPLPEPKPVYAQPGQPDVDLPVSPSDAPVPSAAHDDSILRPSMKLVKFKKGESVGLRLAGGNDVGIFVAGVLEDSPAAKEGLEEGDQILRVNNVDFANIIREEAVLFLLDLPRGEEVTILAQKKKDVYRRIVESDVGDSFYIRTHFEYEKESPYGLSFNKGEVFRVVDTLYNGKLGSWLAIRIGKNHQEVERGIIPNKNRAEQLSSVQYTLPKTPGGDRADFWRFRGLRSSKRNLRKSREDLSAQPVQTKFPAYERVVLREAGFLRPVVIFGPIADVAREKLAREEPDVFELAKTQQQQGGEKSEPRDAGTDQKSSGIIRLHTIKQIIDRDKHAVLDITPNAVDRLNYAQWYPIVVFLNPDTKQGVKNMRTRLCPESRKSARKLYERALKLRKNNHHLFTTTINLNNMNDGWFGALKEIIQQQQNQLVWVSEGKADGAAEDDLDIHDDRLSYLSAPGSEYSMYSTDSRHTSDYEDTDTEGGAYTDQELDETLNDDVGPPTGPAITRSSEPVREDPPVIQEPSGFAGYQHGLQSDPLNRIDPAGFKAPAPQQMFAKDPYSPDSTGRSGPGLKAGNYNPQQGYQPDQQPYRDYDHPPSRFDVSSGGAYLEPKYRNYDSPPFENSVPHYDQQQWNPYSQTHSTANSQGYDPRLPYNDGLDSQYTPPPRFDEPPPQQGFDGRPRYGKPAVAGSVRYDDPPPLSPDLHYNQDSQLASHSSAARSPSGQRPAYNQGQTQHVKGYKPQQYDSAPVNSDPSPTSPPKAGVTSFSAADTSKPDTARKELHEEDPAMQPQSVLTRVKMFENKRSVSVDRARDAGDPSGKAADLPLKAGGIIPKANSLSNLDSEKSYKVPEPQKPQSKVADDIVRSNHYDPDEDEDYYRKQLSYFDRLQTGPAKPQAQAQTTHNFSRTESVEKPNSAEKRYEPVPQLTPSLPPAILPKPSTEAKPPSREDTVQSNFLPHKNFPEKSPVNGTSEKPPKTITSGGAPPASSYNRYVPKPYTTSARPFERKFDSPKFNHNLLPNDKPDPASKSASPVKPSQSHNTDHDSGLDTFTRTMDHRSKYQHNNINAVPKAIPVSPTALDDDEDEDEGHTVVATARGIFNSNGGVLSSIETGVSIIIPQGAIPEGIEQEIYFKVCRDNSILPPLDKEKGETLLSPLVMCGPHGLKFLKPVELRLPHCASMTPDGWSFALKSSDSSSGDPKNWQNKSLPGDPNYLVGANCVSVLIDHF; this is encoded by the exons AGTGCAGCAATGGAGGAAACAGTCATATGGGAACAGCACACAGTGACCCTTCACAGG GCTGCCGGTTTTGGGTTTGGTATTGCCATCTCAGGTGGGCGAGACAACCCACATTTTCAAAGTGGGGAGACGTCTATAGTCATATCTGATGTTTTAAAAGGAGGTCCAGCGGAGGGGTTACTGCA AGAAAATGACCGTGTGGTTATGGTGAATGCAGTGTCGATGGACAACGTGGAGCATGCATATGCTGTGCAACAACTGCGCAAGAGCGGCAAAAATGCAAAGATA aCTATTCGGAGGAAAAGGAAAGTACAGATCCCTGTTTCTCGGCCAGGGGACAGGGAGACCATGTCGGAGCATGAGGAAGAGGACAGCGATGAGGAAGATGGCTATGAGCATCACAGTGGTCGTGCTGGCAAAAGTGCCTATGCTGGGGCAAGTGGAGGCACGAGCAGCAGTCGGCGACATGATCGTGAACGTAGCAGCAGTGGAAGACGAGATCACAGTGCCTCACGGGAAAGGAGCGTCTCGCCACGCTCTGATCGACGTTCACAAGCCTCCTCTGCTCCAAGCAGGCCTTCCAAGGTCACACTTGTCAAGTCGCGGAAAAATGAAG CAGAATATGGACTGCGGTTAGCCAGCCACATCTTTGTGAAGGACATCTCGCCTGAGAGCCTCGCTGCCAGGGATGGGAACATCCAGGAGGGAGATGTTGTTCTGAAG ATCAATGGCACAGTTACTGAGAACCTGTCATTGATAGACGCCAAGAAGCTGATTGAGCGATCAAAGGGCAAGCTGAAAATGGTTGTTCAGAGAGATGACCGAGCCACGCTCCTGAACATTCCTGACCTAGATGACAGCATTCCGTCAGGCAATAACTCAGATAGAGATG ACATTTCAGAAATACATTCACTGACATCAGACCATTCCAATCGATCACGTGGCCGGGGTCGATCACGCTCACCTGACAAGAATGATACATCGGACCATCTCCGGCTCTCACCTCGGCAGATCACCAATGGCAG ccatcgAAGTCGAGATGAGGAGCGATCTAAACCAGGGGTCATGTCCACGCCAGTCAAAAGCTCTGATGATGGTGTTTTGTCTCAGGGCAGTGACCAAACCAGCTCCAGAGATGACAAACCGTTACCTCCGCTGCCTG AACCAAAGCCTGTGTATGCACAGCCTGGCCAGCCTGATGTGGACCTGCCAGTCAGCCCCTCTGATGCACCTGTGCCCAGCGCTGCTCATGATGACAGTATCCTCAG GCCAAGTATGAAGCTGGTCAAGTTCAAAAAGGGAGAGAGTGTTGGTCTTCGGCTAGCTGGAGGGAATGATGTTGGGATTTTTGTAGCCGGAGTTTTGGAGGACAGCCCTGCAGCCAAGGAGGGACTGGAAGAAGGGGACCAGATTCTCAGG GTGAACAATGTGGACTTTGCCAACATAATTAGGGAAGAGGCGGTGCTGTTTCTGCTTGATCTGCCGAGGGGAGAGGAAGTTACAATCCTCgctcaaaagaaaaaagatg TGTATCGGAGAATAGTGGAGTCAGATGTCGGCGACTCCTTCTACATTCGGACGCATTTTGAATATGAAAAAGAGTCACCATATGGCTTGAGCTTTAACAAGGGTGAGGTGTTCCGAGTGGTCGACACCCTCTACAATGGCAAATTAGGCTCCTGGCTTGCTATTCGCATCGGCAAGAACCATCAGGAGGTGGAGAGGGGCATCATACCCAATAAGAACAG GGCTGAACAGCTGTCCAGTGTGCAGTACACCCTCCCCAAAACGCCAGGGGGTGATAGAGCTGATTTCTGGCGATTCCGTGGTTTGAGAAGCTCCAAGAGAAATTTGCGGAAGAGCAGGGAGGACCTTTCAGCACAGCCAGTTCAGACTAAGTTCCCTGCCTATGAGAGGGTGGTGCTGAGGGAAG CTGGGTTTCTGAGGCCTGTGGTCATCTTTGGGCCGATAGCAGACGTCGCAAGAGAAAAGCTGGCCAGAGAGGAGCCTGATGTCTTTGAATTAGCAA AAACACAGCAACAACAAGGAGGAGAAA AAAGTGAACCAAGGGATGCTGGAACTGACCAGAAAAGCTCTGGCATCATTCGCCTGCACACCATCAAACAGATTATTGACCGG gacaaacATGCAGTGCTGGACATCACGCCAAATGCAGTGGACCGCTTGAACTACGCGCAGTGGTATCCAATTGtggtgtttctcaaccctgacACAAAGCAAGGCGTCAAGAACATGAGAACCAGACTCTGCCCAGAGTCTCGGAAGAGTGCCAGGAAGCTCTATGAACGAGCCCTAAAATTGAGGAAGAACAATCACCATCTCTTTACCA CTACCATTAACTTGAACAACATGAACGATGGATGGTTTGGAGCACTCAAGGAAATAATCCAGCAGCAGCAAAACCAGCTGGTGTGGGTTTCTGAGGGCAAG GCTGATGGAGCAGCAGAGGATGATCTGGATATCCATGATGACCGTCTGTCCTACCTGTCAGCACCAGGCAGTGAGTATTCCATGTACAGCACCGACAGCCGCCACACCTCCGACTACGAGGACACGGACACGGAGGGCGGAGCCTACACCGACCAGGAGCTGGACGAAACGCTGAATGACGATGTGGGCCCTCCGACGGGGCCCGCCATCACCCGCTCCTCTGAGCCTGTCCGCGAGGACCCGCCCGTCATCCAGGAACCATCAGGCTTTGCTGGTTACCAACACGGATTGCAGTCGGACCCCCTGAACCGCATCGACCCGGCTGGTTTCAAGGCCCCGGCGCCGCAGCAG ATGTTTGCAAAGGATCCATACAGCCCGGACAGCACAGGGAGATCCGGTCCTGGACTGAAAGCTGGGAACTATAACCCTCAACAAGGATATCAACCTGACCAGCAGCCGTACAGAGATTATGACCACCCACCTAGTCGCTTTGATGTCAGCAGCGGAGGTGCTTATCTAGAACCAAAGTACAGAAACTATGACTCTCCGCCCTTTGAGAACAGTGTGCCTCACTATGACCAGCAACAGTGGAACCCTTACAGCCAGACACACTCTACTGCCAACTCCCAGGGCTACGATCCACGCCTGCCATATAACGATGGCCTCGACTCTCAGTACACCCCTCCACCCCGCTTCGACGAACCTCCACCTCAGCAGGGATTCGACGGGCGGCCTCGCTACGGTAAACCTGCAGTTGCGGGGTCTGTCCGTTACGATGACCCCCCACCCCTATCTCCAGACCTGCACTACAACCAAGATTCTCAACTGGCTTCACACTCTTCAGCTGCCCGCTCTCCCAGCGGCCAACGGCCTGCCTACAACCAGGGACAAACACAGCACGTAAAAGGCTACAAACCTCAGCAGTATGACTCTGCACCTGTAAACTCTGACCCCAGCCCCACATCCCCTCCCAAAGCAGGAGTCACCTCATTTTCCGCTGCAGACACTTCGAAGCCTGACACTGCCAGAAAGGAGTTACACGAGGAAGACCCCGCCATGCAACCGCAGTCGGTCCTAACAAGAGTCAAGATGTTTGAAAACAAGCGTTCTGTGTCTGTCGACCGAGCCAGAGATGCAGGAGATCCATCTGGGAAG GCTGCAGATTTGCCTTTGAAAGCAGGGGGAATCATCCCGAAAGCCAATTCTTTGAGCAACCTGGACTCAGAAAAGAGCTATAA AGTCCCCGAGCCTCAGAAGCCTCAGTCCAAAGTGGCTGATGACATTGTGCGTTCTAACCATTATGACCCTGATGAGGATGAGGACTACTACAGGAAACAGCTATCTTACTTTGACAGGCTCCAGACTGGCCCCGCCAAACCCCAAGCGCAAGCACAAACAACGCACAACTTCTCCAG AACAGAATCCGTGGAAAAACCAAATTCAGCAGAGAAAAGATATGAACCAGTACCCCAGTTGACACCCTCTCTACCACCAGCCATACTTCCCAAGCCCTCAACTGAAG CCAAACCTCCTTCCAGGGAGGACACTGTCCAGAGCAACTTCCTGCCTCACAAAAATTTTCCTGAGAAGTCCCCAGTGAATGGCACTAGTGAAAAGCCTCCGAAAACCATCACCAGCGGCGGGGCTCCACCAGCATCTAGCTACAACCGCTATGTGCCCAAACCCTACACAACCTCTGCCAGGCCTTTCGAACGCAAGTTCGACAGTCCCAAATTCAACCACAACCTTCTGCCCAATGACAAGCCAGATCCGGCGTCAAAG AGTGCAAGCCCAGTGAAGCCCTCCCAGTCCCACAACACCGACCATGACAGTGGCCTAGATACATTCACTCGTACGATGGACCATCGCTCCAAGTATCAGCACAACAATATCAATGCTGTGCCCAAGGCCATTCCCGTGAG CCCCACCGCCCTGGacgatgatgaggatgaggatgagggtcACACGGTAGTCGCCACCGCTCGAGGGATCTTCAATAGCAATGGTGGCGTTCTGAGCTCCATTGAGACGGGTGTCAGCATTATCATCCCTCAGGGGGCCATTCCTGAAGGTATTGAGCAGGAGATCTACTTCAAGGTCTGCCGAGATAACAGCATCCTGCCTCCACTTGACAAGGAGAAAG GGGAGACTTTGCTGAGCCCTCTGGTGATGTGTGGACCTCACGGCCTCAAGTTTTTGAAGCCTGTGGAGCTGCGCTTACCTCACTGTGCGTCAATGACCCCTGATGGTTGGTCTTTTGCTCTAAAATCCTCCGACTCCTCGTCGG GTGACCCCAAAAACTGGCAGAACAAGTCTCTCCCTGGGGACCCCAACTACCTGGTGGGAGCCAACTGTGTTTCTGTGCTCATCGACCACTTTTAA